The following proteins are co-located in the Paenibacillus sp. FSL H8-0079 genome:
- a CDS encoding ABC transporter substrate-binding protein codes for MKGKTPKTFAMLLLASALAITAGCSGSGGGTTASEKPVDSGDTTTPVTFTFFGADASPSWNNMKDAVGQEITKQTGVTIEAEYDVNNGGDQKIPLMAASGDYPDIIFPKGNLSKLVDAGAMLDLTDLIEEHAPNLKKIYGEQMNRLKYSLDDQAIYAIPTNMGVDNVAFDAGGGFEIQQRVLKELGYPEVKTLEDYENVLRTYYEKHPTIDGQPTIPLTLNADDWKIMITVTNPAFQATGGPDDGEYYINPETYEAMLHYKRPEEKEYFRWLNKMYNEGLLDKDTFVQKDDQYKSKIASGRVLGLIDQDWNYGEAENALKAAGKDDATYAHFSVSLNKDIVDHTFQPTGFDGYGIGITTSAKDPVRIIKFMDWLASDEGQVLRNWGVEGEHYNVEDGKRIIPDEVQERKTNDNSNFTKETGVGLYNIFSARYGDGVKDATDNFYTTNFPEQIQASYTPAEKETLKAYGITTWKDFYPSEDELKLKDWGAAYNMPVPSDTDYNVTFQKTQDIIRKRIPEAILAKPENFDSVYDSLLAELDKAGAVEMEKQYTVWIKERVALWTGKDVK; via the coding sequence ATGAAGGGCAAAACACCAAAAACATTCGCAATGCTTCTGTTAGCCAGTGCTCTTGCAATTACAGCAGGATGCAGCGGCAGTGGAGGAGGAACTACCGCTTCAGAAAAGCCGGTTGATTCTGGAGATACGACCACCCCGGTAACCTTTACATTCTTTGGTGCAGATGCAAGTCCAAGCTGGAATAACATGAAAGATGCAGTGGGCCAAGAGATCACCAAACAAACAGGTGTTACAATTGAAGCAGAGTATGATGTGAATAATGGTGGCGACCAAAAGATTCCTTTAATGGCTGCCAGCGGTGATTACCCTGATATTATCTTTCCTAAAGGTAACTTGTCGAAGCTAGTGGATGCAGGCGCAATGCTGGACCTGACTGACCTGATTGAAGAACATGCACCAAACCTGAAAAAAATCTATGGTGAGCAGATGAATCGTTTGAAATACAGTCTGGATGATCAGGCGATCTATGCTATTCCAACGAATATGGGTGTAGATAACGTTGCATTTGATGCAGGTGGCGGTTTCGAAATCCAGCAAAGAGTCTTGAAAGAGCTGGGATATCCTGAAGTGAAAACACTTGAGGATTACGAGAACGTTCTTAGAACGTATTATGAAAAACATCCAACAATCGATGGTCAACCAACCATTCCGCTGACATTGAATGCAGATGACTGGAAGATCATGATCACGGTAACGAACCCTGCCTTCCAGGCAACAGGTGGACCGGATGATGGTGAATATTACATTAACCCTGAAACGTATGAAGCAATGCTTCACTACAAACGTCCTGAGGAAAAAGAGTATTTCCGTTGGTTGAACAAAATGTATAATGAAGGACTGCTCGACAAAGATACTTTTGTTCAAAAAGATGATCAATACAAATCCAAAATTGCAAGTGGTCGTGTACTCGGTCTGATTGACCAGGACTGGAACTATGGTGAAGCTGAAAATGCTCTCAAAGCAGCGGGCAAAGATGACGCCACATATGCTCACTTCTCCGTGTCCCTGAACAAGGACATTGTGGATCATACGTTCCAACCAACCGGATTTGATGGTTATGGTATCGGGATCACAACGTCAGCCAAAGATCCGGTTCGTATCATCAAATTTATGGATTGGCTCGCTTCCGATGAAGGTCAAGTATTGAGAAACTGGGGTGTTGAAGGCGAACACTACAACGTAGAAGATGGCAAACGTATCATTCCTGACGAGGTTCAGGAGCGCAAAACGAATGACAACTCGAACTTCACCAAAGAAACGGGAGTTGGATTGTACAACATATTCAGCGCAAGATACGGTGATGGGGTAAAAGATGCTACAGACAACTTCTACACAACGAACTTCCCTGAACAGATCCAAGCAAGTTACACACCAGCAGAGAAGGAAACGTTGAAAGCATATGGTATTACAACTTGGAAAGATTTCTATCCTTCTGAAGATGAACTGAAACTGAAAGACTGGGGCGCAGCATATAACATGCCTGTACCTTCCGACACGGATTACAACGTAACGTTCCAGAAAACGCAGGATATCATCCGTAAACGGATTCCGGAA
- a CDS encoding ABC transporter substrate-binding protein: MASSKMKIALAPVLAMSLLAGCGGGSGGDTSFKDTSAETTPLTFDFFSVDPSPNWNGMKDEIGKVLTEKTGITLNGEFAVSGGQDKISLMAASGDYPDIVSPKGELSKLVDAGAMLDLTDLIDQYAPNLKKLYGNYMDRLKYSNEDQAIYVLPTYYAVDQKYFDAGGGFGIQHRVLKELGYPEVRTLQDYENVLKAYKEKHPTIDGQPTIPLTLDADDWRIMITVTNPAFQATGAPDDGEYYIDPETYEASLHYKRPEEKEYFRWLNHMYNTGLLDQDSFIQKTDQYKSKIASGRVLGVIDQDWGYSDAENALKSAGKTEATYSHFPVTLSEDIKDHSFQDPGFVSGWGVGITTTNPDPVRTIKFFDYLASEEGQVLMNWGIEGKQYEVKDGKRVIPADIQDQKTNNAAVFQKETGIGLYTNMSGHYGDGVKDSTDNYYTTNFPEQIVAAYSDAEKETLKAYGATTWKDLFPSEDEFPIKPWGAAYNLPTPGDSNYNVIFKKTQDIIRKRIPEAILSTPEQFDAIYDGMIAEVNQAGAEDMEKQYTELVQNRVQLWSGEEAK; the protein is encoded by the coding sequence ATGGCAAGTTCCAAAATGAAGATTGCACTGGCTCCAGTGCTTGCGATGTCTTTGCTCGCAGGTTGCGGTGGAGGAAGTGGCGGTGATACGTCCTTTAAGGATACAAGCGCAGAGACAACTCCACTTACGTTCGATTTCTTTAGTGTCGATCCCAGTCCGAACTGGAATGGCATGAAGGATGAAATCGGCAAAGTCCTTACAGAAAAAACAGGGATAACCCTTAACGGTGAATTTGCCGTTAGTGGTGGTCAAGATAAAATATCCTTAATGGCAGCGAGCGGAGACTATCCGGATATCGTGTCACCCAAAGGAGAACTTAGCAAACTGGTGGATGCCGGGGCAATGCTCGATCTGACAGATCTGATCGACCAATATGCTCCCAATCTGAAGAAGCTGTATGGTAATTACATGGACCGGTTGAAATACAGTAATGAAGATCAGGCTATTTATGTCTTACCAACGTATTATGCGGTAGACCAAAAGTACTTTGATGCAGGTGGCGGATTTGGTATTCAGCACCGTGTACTGAAAGAACTCGGATACCCGGAAGTACGTACACTTCAGGATTACGAGAATGTATTGAAGGCGTACAAAGAGAAACACCCAACGATTGATGGTCAGCCAACCATCCCGTTAACACTGGACGCGGATGATTGGAGAATCATGATTACCGTAACGAACCCTGCCTTCCAAGCAACAGGTGCACCGGATGACGGTGAATACTACATCGATCCAGAGACGTATGAAGCAAGTCTGCATTACAAACGTCCAGAGGAAAAAGAGTACTTCCGCTGGTTGAACCATATGTATAACACTGGATTGCTTGATCAGGACAGCTTCATCCAAAAAACAGACCAATACAAATCCAAAATTGCAAGTGGACGTGTTCTGGGTGTCATTGACCAGGATTGGGGATATTCCGATGCAGAAAATGCATTGAAATCCGCAGGCAAGACGGAAGCAACGTATTCACACTTCCCGGTAACCCTGTCAGAGGATATCAAGGATCATTCCTTCCAAGATCCTGGTTTTGTATCCGGTTGGGGTGTAGGGATTACGACAACGAATCCTGATCCGGTTCGTACGATTAAATTCTTCGATTACCTGGCTTCTGAAGAAGGGCAAGTGCTGATGAACTGGGGAATTGAAGGAAAACAGTATGAAGTGAAGGACGGCAAACGTGTGATTCCTGCCGACATTCAGGACCAGAAAACCAATAATGCAGCCGTATTCCAGAAAGAAACGGGTATCGGACTGTACACCAATATGTCCGGTCACTATGGAGACGGTGTGAAGGATTCAACGGATAACTACTACACTACGAATTTCCCTGAACAGATCGTAGCAGCATATTCCGATGCAGAGAAAGAAACACTCAAAGCATACGGTGCTACTACGTGGAAAGACCTGTTCCCAAGTGAAGATGAGTTCCCAATCAAACCATGGGGAGCAGCATACAATCTGCCAACACCAGGTGACTCTAACTACAACGTCATCTTCAAGAAAACACAGGATATCATCCGGAAACGTATACCGGAAGCCATTCTGAGTACTCCTGAACAGTTCGATGCCATCTATGACGGCATGATTGCAGAAGTGAACCAAGCAGGAGCAGAGGATATGGAAAAACAATACACTGAGCTTGTCCAAAACCGTGTTCAATTGTGGAGCGGCGAAGAAGCTAAATAA
- a CDS encoding carbohydrate ABC transporter permease: MANKAFNATRGDKLFDIFNILAMTMVLVVTLYPFLNVLAISLNNSTDTVRGGIYLWPREFTLQNYKTIFQYDGLLQGLQISILRTLVGTVLGLISSSMIAFTLSRPDFGLRKFVSTTLALTMYFSGGLIPVYILMRDLNLIGTFWVYVLPGMISAFNVFIIRSFIDGLPYSLQESAKLDGANDFTIYYRIILPLCKPVLATIALFLAVGQWNAWFDTYLYNGSKAHLTTLQYELMKVLQSTQQGSGAGRNANDMAQQMTQISPESIKMAITIVVTVPILIVYPFLQKYFVGGMTLGAVKG, from the coding sequence ATGGCGAACAAAGCATTCAATGCTACTCGGGGCGATAAACTGTTCGATATATTCAACATCCTCGCGATGACCATGGTGCTGGTTGTAACACTTTATCCATTCCTTAACGTACTAGCTATCTCACTCAATAACTCGACAGATACAGTACGTGGCGGAATTTACTTGTGGCCTCGCGAATTCACATTACAGAACTACAAAACGATTTTCCAATATGATGGATTGCTACAAGGTTTGCAGATCTCCATTCTGCGTACACTTGTAGGTACCGTGCTTGGATTGATCAGCTCCTCTATGATCGCCTTTACACTGAGCAGACCTGATTTTGGACTTAGAAAATTTGTTTCCACAACGCTCGCGCTCACGATGTATTTCTCCGGTGGTCTGATTCCGGTGTACATTCTGATGCGTGACTTGAACCTGATCGGTACATTCTGGGTATATGTATTGCCTGGTATGATCAGTGCATTTAACGTATTCATCATCCGTTCATTCATTGATGGCCTGCCATACTCATTGCAGGAATCCGCGAAGCTGGACGGAGCGAATGACTTTACAATCTATTACAGAATCATCTTGCCACTGTGTAAACCAGTGCTTGCTACCATCGCATTGTTCCTGGCTGTAGGTCAATGGAATGCATGGTTCGATACGTACCTGTATAATGGTTCAAAGGCACATTTGACCACGCTCCAATATGAGCTGATGAAAGTATTGCAAAGTACGCAGCAAGGCTCAGGTGCTGGACGAAATGCGAATGATATGGCGCAGCAAATGACACAGATTTCACCGGAATCGATCAAAATGGCGATTACGATCGTTGTAACGGTTCCAATCCTCATTGTATATCCATTCCTTCAAAAGTACTTTGTTGGCGGTATGACATTGGGCGCAGTAAAAGGTTAA